DNA sequence from the Tissierella sp. MB52-C2 genome:
AGATATAATATCTTCCCGTAGAATATATCTATTCTATTATTAGCACCTAAAATAAAAAATTTTAGATTTCCACTAGTATTATCTTCAGAAAATGTTCTAATAGAGAATAAAACCATAAATATTAAGAAATATGGAATCATAGGTTTGAAAATAAAATCTGTTAGAAATTTTTCCATAAATATACTGCCGTTCATATTTATATAGCTTTCCTTTACTTTCTCTGTATATCTATTAGCTCCAACATCTCCATTTATAATTTTATTTTGAATATCAGAATAAATATAAGTAGAAAATAAGGCCATAATAATAATAAATACTAATAATATATAAAATTGTTTGTGATGAAAAGTTTTTATTAATTCATTTTTTGCAACTTCTAGTGTCATTCCATCATATCCTTTCTATAAAATATTAAAAAATTTATAATAGATAACAATAAAGTAAATATTATTATATTAAATACCAAGAGTTCTCCATTGTACAAGTATGTTCTTATTATACCAGTAGGTATATACTTATTTGTTAATGGAATGATATGGTCGAATACTAGAAACAAAAAAAACACAGAAATAGATGTTATAATGGAATTTGGAGTAATAATAGATATAAATATAAATACCATAAGTAATGGTAATATTGAAAATATAATATTTATAATATCCTTAATTACTCCTATTTTATGTATATTTAAAACCTGGCTAAATTCTCCTATGACAATTCCAACAGTTATGCTAGAAATCAAATTAATTGCAAAGATAAACAGTGATAATACAATTATTAAAACAAAACTCTTTGTCAATAATATTTTAGTCCTTTTATTTTCTCCTATAAGAAAAAACTTTAGCTGCCCAGTATACATATCTTTAGAAAAAACATTAGATGTTAAAAAAATCATAAAAAAAGGTAAAAAGTAATAAATAAATTCACTACTTATAGTATTATTAAAATATTCTATATCTTTACTATTGGAATATTTATTAGCATCTGGCTTAAACATTAATCCAAACATCCCAATTAGCAATATGATAATAGTAATATATAGTAAAATAACATTTGGTCGAAAAAATTTTATAAATTCATTTTTAATCATTTAACCCACCAACTTCACGAATGAAAAAGCTTTCTAAAGAAAATGTCTTTTTAGAAATATCATCTATTTTAAAATTACTATTAGAAAGCATTTGATTAAGTTGAGAAAATGAACTGTTTTCTAACTTTACTTCTACTTTATTGTCAATTAAATTGGCATTAAATTTATTTAACTTTAAATATTTCACTAAACCCTTTTTATCTTTACATTCTATAACATATACATTTTTTTCTTGAGAGAGTAGCTTAGAAGTACGATCTTCAGCAATAATTACGCCTTCTTTTATTAAACCAATTCTATTACATAGATTTTGTACTTCGCTTAAAATGTGAGAACAATATATGAAGGTTACTCCTTTTCCTGCCTGTTCTTTTATAAATTCTCTCAT
Encoded proteins:
- a CDS encoding ABC transporter permease, producing the protein MIKNEFIKFFRPNVILLYITIIILLIGMFGLMFKPDANKYSNSKDIEYFNNTISSEFIYYFLPFFMIFLTSNVFSKDMYTGQLKFFLIGENKRTKILLTKSFVLIIVLSLFIFAINLISSITVGIVIGEFSQVLNIHKIGVIKDIINIIFSILPLLMVFIFISIITPNSIITSISVFFLFLVFDHIIPLTNKYIPTGIIRTYLYNGELLVFNIIIFTLLLSIINFLIFYRKDMME